CTCACGACTGGGGTACCTGGCCGAACTCTCCTCATAACTGCTTAACACAAAACCGCGTCCCAATCTGAGACGAAAAACAGAGAGCGCAGTTAGTAGGAGAGTCCCGACCGGGGAGCTTCTATTTCGGCCCTAACTTGGGCCGACCCAACGGTTAACGCGAAACGCCGGCCAGAGAGTTCTGCCGGCTATTGTCGTTTACGCGTTGCTCTGCAGGGGTTTACGGCGAGTGCCGAACTCTCTCCGGTGTTCCTACCGCGCTCTCTATTTTTGCCCGGCGACCGATTTCTTCGCTACTCTCCCGCGAACTCTCTCCGCTCTCTGTTTTCGCCCGAAACTTGGTTAACAGTCTCGTTTGGTTTGGGGAACTAGTCGGGACGCAGATACTAACTGGAGAGCGCGGTGGCAGCTCCGGAGTGTCGGTCCGACGCACGCCAGATTTAATGATGAAGGTGTGAATGAGCGGCACTTTCAAGGCAAGCCATGCGGCTTTTTTTGGCCCCTGTTTAGCGGGCATGTAGGCTGAGCATTCACATTTCAGGCCAATTTCCGACCGAATCGATGCCCGCCCGGGTGAACCCGCGAACTTCGACGCGATTCTGCTGTTGAAGTTGCACCCCATGCGATATGATCACGCTGGGCGTAGCCAATTGAGGACTCTGGATCTGAGGTGCGCTCCCGCCACACAGAGACGTGGTGTTCAGTAGTCATGAGAACCTAATGGCCCTAGCCACCGAACTTCAAACGCCCGTTATGCGCGGCCTTGCCAAGGCCCCAACGGGCATCCAAGGGTTAGATGAAATCACAGGAGGAGGTCTGCCGCGCGGACGACCGACACTTGTGTGCGGAAGTGCCGGCTGTGGCAAGACGCTGCTAGCGATGGAATTCCTGGTTCGCGGCGCGACCGAATTCGATGAACCCGGCGTGTTCATGTGTTTTGAAGAGACCACTCAGGAACTGACGCAGAATTTGCGTTCGCTGGGCTTTGACTTGGACGAACTTGTCGAGCAAAAAAAGCTGGCGATGGATTTCGTGCGGGTCGAGCGAAATGAAATCGAAGAGACCGGCGAATATGACCTGGAAGGTCTGTTCGTGCGTCTTAATTACGCGATCGATGCGATCGGCGCCAAGCGGGTGGTGCTCGATACCGTGGAAGCGCTTTTCGGCGGTTTGTCCAATGTCGCCGTGCTGCGCGGCGAGCTTCGCCGCTTGTTTCGCTGGCTCAAGGACAAAGGAGTCACTGCTGTCATCACGGGCGAGCGCGGCGACGGGACACTCACTCGACACGGTCTGGAAGAGTATGTATCGGACTGTGTCATTCTTCTCGATCACCGGGTGACGGATCAGATGTCGACGCGGCGGTTGCGGATCATCAAGTATCGTGGCACCACGCATGAAACCAACGAATACCCGTTCCTGATCGACGAGGATGGTATCAGCGTTTTGCCCGTCACGTCGTTGGGATTGCTGCACAAAGCGAGCACCGAACGGATTTCGAGCGGCATTCCTCGGTTGGATGCGATGCTCGGCGGGGAGGGGTTTTACCGAGGCAGCACGGTTTTGATGTCCGGCACCGCGGGGAGCGGCAAGAGCAGCATCGCCGCCCACTTCGCCGCTGCTGCGTGCAAGCGTGAGGAACGCTGCTTGTACTTCGCGTTCGAGGAATCGCCCGGGCAAATCCTACGCAATATGCGGTCGATTGGCATCGACCTGGAGCCTTGGGTGGAAAAGGGGCTGTTGCACTTTCATGCCAGCCGCGCTGCGATCCACGGCCTGGAAATGCACCTGTCAACCATTCACAAATTAGTCCGCGAGTTTAGGCCCCGCGTCGTGATCATGGATCCGGTTGGCAGCCTGACTGCGGTCGGGACGCGTCAGGATGCCAGCGTGATGCTCACCCGCTTGATCGACTTCCTCAAGATGCAGGGAATCACGGCGCTCCTCACGAGTCTGACGAGCGGGGAAGAGGCACTGGAGCAAACCGATGTCAATGTTTCGACGCTCATTGACACCTGGCTGCTGCTCCGTGATCTGGAACTCGATGGCGAGAGGAATCGCGTGATGTATGTCCTCAAATCGCGTGGCATGGCCCACTCCAACCAACTCCGCGAATTCTTGCTGACCGATCAAGGAGTCGAGTTACAAAACGTCTATCTCGGCGCCGAGGGTGTACTCACCGGCTCCGCGCGACAGACTCGCGAAGCCATCGAAAAGGCCGACAGTTTGCTC
Above is a window of Anatilimnocola aggregata DNA encoding:
- the kaiC gene encoding circadian clock protein KaiC, which encodes MALATELQTPVMRGLAKAPTGIQGLDEITGGGLPRGRPTLVCGSAGCGKTLLAMEFLVRGATEFDEPGVFMCFEETTQELTQNLRSLGFDLDELVEQKKLAMDFVRVERNEIEETGEYDLEGLFVRLNYAIDAIGAKRVVLDTVEALFGGLSNVAVLRGELRRLFRWLKDKGVTAVITGERGDGTLTRHGLEEYVSDCVILLDHRVTDQMSTRRLRIIKYRGTTHETNEYPFLIDEDGISVLPVTSLGLLHKASTERISSGIPRLDAMLGGEGFYRGSTVLMSGTAGSGKSSIAAHFAAAACKREERCLYFAFEESPGQILRNMRSIGIDLEPWVEKGLLHFHASRAAIHGLEMHLSTIHKLVREFRPRVVIMDPVGSLTAVGTRQDASVMLTRLIDFLKMQGITALLTSLTSGEEALEQTDVNVSTLIDTWLLLRDLELDGERNRVMYVLKSRGMAHSNQLREFLLTDQGVELQNVYLGAEGVLTGSARQTREAIEKADSLLRHQEIEAKQRERVLKREALAARITALQKEFEAEEEVAKRDIEQENSREETHRQDRDRMGISRQGDKVLKDAEPAARSHETPRSRK